In Malus sylvestris chromosome 15, drMalSylv7.2, whole genome shotgun sequence, a single genomic region encodes these proteins:
- the LOC126604482 gene encoding F-box only protein 13-like, producing the protein MEHNNSPAFKMNRKRKSQEQDDGISNTFYMDEVNEDLLERVLSRLPTSAFFRLTSVCKRWKSVAYSPSFKLACSQIPSRDPWFFMVDPLLNRSIVFDSAERSWKKLNHPPLLQTKSNCNSMPVSASGGLICFRNSQGNFIVSNPVTGVCNEHPPLDPSLQNLTFHAIVMSSSPKYDQSSYKLVVVFGELPNLSFRVYNSSTACWEEETALRKNFEDDDSTESDSTDDSAVYFLSRAGNVVATNMQRSPSKQYSSVITSKKGEETVYFLSSSGSVVACNLTTKCFSEYPRLLPVFFEYSIDLVECGGRMLVVLLSEFFESANLRVWCYDEEARSWQHIAAMPPAMSHEWYGKNVDINCVGAGNQILICLSSAEISRCVLCDLAANDWIELPKCFVDGESIKFLSAFSFEPRIEASV; encoded by the coding sequence ATGGAGCACAACAATTCCCCAGCTTTTAAGATGAATCGGAAGAGAAAATCCCAAGAACAAGATGATGGCATTTCAAACACATTTTATATGGATGAGGTTAACGAAGACCTTCTTGAAAGGGTACTTTCGAGGCTACCAACATCTGCATTCTTCCGCCTTACTTCGGTATGCAAAAGATGGAAATCAGTTGCATATTCTCCCAGTTTCAAGCTTGCCTGCTCTCAGATTCCTTCTCGGGATCCTTGGTTTTTCATGGTCGATCCCCTTCTTAACCGGTCAATTGTCTTTGACTCCGCTGAAAGAAGCTGGAAGAAACTCAATCATCCGCCTCTCCTCCAGACAAAATCCAACTGCAATTCCATGCCTGTTTCAGCTTCTGGTGGCTTGATCTGTTTCCGCAATTCACAGGGCAACTTCATTGTATCCAACCCTGTGACAGGGGTTTGCAATGAACACCCTCCGCTGGATCCATCCTTACAAAATCTCACATTCCATGCCATTGTGATGAGCTCAAGTCCCAAGTATGATCAATCATCTTACAAGCTTGTTGTTGTCTTTGGCGAGCTTCCAAATTTGTCCTTCCGAGTGTATAACTCAAGCACTGCCTGTTGGGAAGAAGAGACTGCCTTGCGTAAAAACTTCGAGGATGATGATTCTACAGAATCTGACTCAACCGATGACAGTGCTGTTTACTTCCTTAGCAGGGCTGGAAATGTAGTGGCAACcaacatgcaaagaagcccatcCAAGCAATACTCATCCGTAATCACTTCCAAAAAGGGCGAGGAGACAGTCTATTTCCTCAGCTCATCAGGCTCAGTTGTGGCCTGCAACCTGACCACCAAGTGCTTCTCCGAGTACCCTAGGCTACTCCCTGTCTTCTTCGAGTACTCCATCGACTTGGTAGAATGCGGAGGCAGAATGCTGGTGGTTCTTCTCTCAGAATTCTTTGAAAGCGCGAACCTCAGGGTGTGGTGCTACGATGAGGAAGCTCGATCATGGCAACACATCGCAGCAATGCCTCCAGCGATGTCACACGAGTGGTACGGCAAGAATGTGGACATAAACTGTGTTGGTGCCGGTAACCAGATACTGATCTGCTTAAGCTCTGCCGAGATTTCGAGGTGTGTTCTGTGTGATTTGGCTGCCAATGATTGGATTGAATTGCCCAAATGTTTTGTGGATGGTGAATCCATCAAGTTCTTGTCTGCCTTCTCATTTGAGCCAAGGATCGAGGCTTCTGTGTGA
- the LOC126604483 gene encoding E3 ubiquitin-protein ligase AIP2-like, translating to MEFSFKDEKKLEQRLEELHKDVSRKQKFEDAVAALNSLLRDHYSSASPSLRKLFYGVVCRVATVLKTRYTSLGFWAAGLALFQLAHSLVSDPSEKAHLLACIEEARQVVHQENDPPQPSSSPNQGYLFEGHLTVDREPPQPQWLVQSNLLTAAMAAGSSSESGPGNEENSESAVNLLQSLIDNLDSVLPPGVLDDVRAAPRVPPASKQVVANLPVVTITEEVLKKLGEDADCCICKENLVVNDKMQELPCKHTFHPPCLKPWLDEHNSCPICRHELQTDDHAYESWKEREKEAEEDRKGAANAIRGGEYMYV from the exons ATGGAGTTCAGTTTCAAAGAcgaaaagaaattggagcagCGATTGGAGGAGCTCCACAAGGACGTTTCGAGGAAGCAGAAATTCGAAGACGCCGTCGCCGCCTTGAATTCGCTGCTCCGCGACCACTACTCCTCCGCCTCTCCTTCGCTCCGGAAACTGTTCTACGGCGTCGTTTGCCGAGTCGCCACGGTGTTGAAGACCCGGTACACCTCGCTGGGTTTCTGGGCCGCCGGACTCGCCCTCTTTCAGCTCGCCCATTCCCTCGTCTCCGACCCCTCCGAGAAGGCCCACTTACTCGCTTGCATCGAAGAGGCACGACAGGTCGTTCATCAGGAAAACGACCCCCCGCAGCCGTCGTCTTCTCCAAATCAAG GATATTTGTTTGAGGGGCATTTGACGGTGGATCGGGAGCCGCCGCAGCCGCAGTGGCTGGTGCAGTCGAATCTATTGACGGCGGCCATGGCGGCGGGGTCGTCTTCTGAGTCGGGTCCCGGAAACGAAGAGAACTCGGAAAGCGCGGTGAATCTGCTTCAGTCACTCATCGACAACCTCGACAGCGTTTTGCCGCCGGGGGTTTTGGATGACGTGAGGGCGGCTCCAAGGGTCCCGCCTGCGAGCAAACAGGTGGTGGCCAATCTTCCGGTAGTCACGATCACGGAGGAAGTGTTGAAGAAGCTCGGAGAGGACGCGGACTGCTGCATTTGTAAGGAGAACTTGGTTGTCAATGACAAGATGCAGGAGTTGCCCTGCAAGCACACTTTCCACCCTCCTTGCCTAAAGCCATGGCTG GATGAGCACAATTCTTGTCCGATATGCCGGCATGAGCTGCAGACGGATGATCATGCGTACGAGAGTtggaaggagagggagaaggaAGCCGAAGAAGACAGAAAAGGGGCTGCGAATGCGATTCGTGGTGGTGAATATATGTATGTTTAA
- the LOC126602486 gene encoding LOW QUALITY PROTEIN: uncharacterized protein LOC126602486 (The sequence of the model RefSeq protein was modified relative to this genomic sequence to represent the inferred CDS: deleted 1 base in 1 codon; substituted 1 base at 1 genomic stop codon): protein MRQLSRSSNXKTKQLMELDKRSKLKEEPHNLSGAYIRSLMKQLTSSRTKEPMNPNQDIALGCDGISSHNTAKFGIKKFGETQKPHQPQQHKKQVRRRLHTSRPYQERLLNMAEARREIVTALKFHRAAMKQASEQQQQQDQQALEPQSRPRSEQEARIELRRNPGIYPSSTSNYQETPPFSSDFSFQYPNPSQYSNPYSWTHSTIAPPLPYENFDFTLPNQTLGLNLNFQDFNNINTTLYHNTNSPSIFSTSASSPSSSSSPTLSAATTDPEILSAAGASSSFHIEAEDAPAVADAVDSAGVITINGGDGMHAAIDDEEMAEIRSIGEQHQMEWNDTMNLVTSAWWFKFLKAVELRGGPQVKDEDDGDGYHHPFDEVMELPAWLNANESCFQNDHLNACYSGDYFQDPALPCMDIGEIEGVDGEWLA, encoded by the exons ATGAGGCAGCTGAGTCGATCCTCA AACtaaaaaaccaaacaattaaTGGAATTAGATAAACGCAGTAAGCTCAAAGAGGAGCCTCATAATCTCTCTGGTGCTTACATCCGTAGCCTAATGAAACAACTCACCTCTTCAAGAACCAAAGAGCCCATGAATCCCAACCAGGACATCGCACTGGGCTGCGATGGTATCTCAAGCCACAACACTGCCAAATTTGGCATCAAAAAATTTGGAGAAACCCAGAAACCCCACCAGCCTCAACAACACAAAAAACAAGTGAGGCGGAGACTCCACACCAGCAGGCCCTACCAAGAGAGGCTTTTGAACATGGCTGAGGCTAGGAGAGAGATTGTTACTGCTCTCAAGTTTCATAGGGCAGCTATGAAACAAGCCAGTgaacaacagcaacaacaagACCAACAAGCACTTGAGCCACAATCCCGACCTCGCTCCGAACAAGAAGCAAGGATCGAATTGAGGAGAAACCCTGGGATTTACCCGTCAAGCACGTCAAATTATCAGGAAACTCCGCCCTTCTCATCTGATTTTTCGTTCCAATATCCAAACCCAAGTCAATATTCAAATCCATATTCTTGGACTCATTCCACAATTGCACCTCCACTACCTTacgaaaattttgatttcacaCTTCCAAACCAAACCCTTGGCCTCAACCTCAACTTCCAAGATTTCAACAACATAAACACAACCCTTTACCACAACACCAACAGCCCGTCAATTTTCTCCACCTCCGCCTCGTCTCCctcgtcttcttcttcccccACTCTCTCTGCTGCCACTACCGATCCTGAAATTCTCTCAGCTGCAGGAGCCTCTTCCTCTTTCCATATTGAGGCGGAGGATGCTCCTGCGGTGGCTGATGCTGTTGACTCCGCTGGGGTTATCACAATCAATGGCGGAGATGGCATGCATGCAGCAATCGACGACGAGGAGATGGCGGAGATCAGATCGATAGGGGAGCAGCACCAGATGGAGTGGAACGACACCATGAACTTGGTCACGTCAGCATGGTGGTTTAAGTTTTTGAAGGCTGTGGAGCTCCGTGGGGGCCCACAAGTGAAGGATGAGGACGATGGCGATGGATACCACCATCCGTTTGATGAAGTCATGGAACTTCCAGCCTGGTTGAATGCAAATGAGAGCTGTTTTCAGAATGATCATTTGAATGCTTGCTACTCAGGCGACTATTTTCAAGATCCTGCCTTGCCTTG